A portion of the Sphaerochaeta pleomorpha str. Grapes genome contains these proteins:
- a CDS encoding protein-L-isoaspartate(D-aspartate) O-methyltransferase produces MEQKLADFFNSLDRSFFMDNACRDYASLDAAFPIGYGQTISQPSLVYMMTERLELDKTCRVLEIGTGSGYQTAFLAEFSKEVYTIERIPELAKKARERLGELGYSNIFYRIGDGSLGWKEYAPFDRILVTAAAGRVPLDLVDQLKVGGVMLVPIGPSGWQQLTLITRDAEGLVHSESIGDVVFVELKGKYGWTL; encoded by the coding sequence TTCAACTCATTGGACCGTTCTTTCTTCATGGACAATGCATGTAGGGATTATGCCTCACTTGATGCAGCCTTCCCTATAGGTTATGGCCAGACAATCTCGCAACCCAGTCTGGTGTATATGATGACTGAGCGTCTCGAACTTGATAAGACTTGCCGCGTGTTGGAAATCGGTACCGGCTCAGGGTATCAGACTGCATTTCTTGCGGAGTTTTCCAAAGAGGTATACACCATCGAGAGGATTCCTGAACTTGCCAAAAAGGCCCGAGAAAGGCTTGGGGAATTAGGCTATTCTAATATTTTCTATCGAATCGGTGACGGTAGCCTTGGATGGAAGGAATATGCACCATTTGACAGGATTCTTGTAACAGCGGCTGCAGGCAGGGTTCCCCTTGATCTGGTAGACCAATTGAAGGTTGGGGGTGTTATGCTTGTGCCTATCGGCCCAAGTGGCTGGCAGCAATTGACACTGATTACCCGGGATGCAGAGGGTTTGGTGCATAGCGAGTCAATCGGGGATGTGGTTTTCGTGGAACTCAAAGGGAAATATGGATGGACCCTATAG